A section of the Streptomyces sp. SCL15-4 genome encodes:
- a CDS encoding protealysin inhibitor emfourin, producing the protein MRIRVRRTGGFAGIERGAEVDTSDRSDAEEWQSLAGRVLASGRAAPPAGVPDGFSYEITVDGRTVYAADPGLSPDQRELVTRVLKEGA; encoded by the coding sequence ATGCGTATTCGAGTACGGCGTACGGGCGGTTTCGCGGGCATCGAGCGCGGGGCCGAGGTGGACACCTCGGACCGGTCCGATGCCGAGGAGTGGCAGTCCCTGGCCGGACGTGTCCTCGCGTCCGGCCGGGCCGCGCCTCCGGCGGGCGTCCCGGACGGCTTCAGCTACGAGATCACGGTCGACGGCCGCACGGTGTACGCGGCCGATCCCGGACTGTCCCCGGACCAGAGGGAGTTGGTGACACGAGTGCTGAAGGAAGGCGCGTGA
- a CDS encoding TerB family tellurite resistance protein has translation MLPVRGRDGRATGALRILGTRTAWTPVGDGEFFCPGCGGDRNYQRLTGRRRLTLLGVPLLPRGETGPVVECAACRHHFGTDVLGHPTTRRFSAMLRDAVHTVALAVLAAGGTSSRTVLETACATVRAAGSADCTEEQLAALVDALAADTGRYFEQPCGAGLTIELHEALDPLAAHLAPAGREALLLQGARIALADGPYTPAERDALATVGAALTLRADDVNRLLAAARTPS, from the coding sequence GTGCTGCCAGTACGGGGACGAGACGGCCGTGCCACCGGGGCCCTGCGCATCCTGGGCACCCGCACCGCGTGGACGCCCGTCGGCGACGGCGAGTTCTTCTGTCCCGGCTGCGGCGGCGACCGCAACTACCAGCGGCTCACCGGCCGCCGCCGGCTCACCCTGCTCGGCGTGCCCCTGCTGCCGCGCGGCGAGACCGGACCGGTGGTGGAGTGCGCCGCCTGCCGGCACCACTTCGGCACCGACGTCCTGGGCCACCCGACCACCCGCCGCTTCTCCGCGATGCTCCGCGACGCCGTGCACACCGTCGCCCTCGCGGTCCTCGCGGCGGGCGGCACCTCCTCCCGCACGGTCCTGGAGACGGCCTGCGCCACCGTCCGCGCGGCCGGCTCCGCCGACTGCACCGAGGAGCAGCTCGCCGCCCTGGTCGACGCCCTCGCCGCCGACACCGGCCGGTACTTCGAGCAGCCGTGCGGGGCCGGGCTGACCATAGAGCTGCACGAGGCCCTGGACCCGCTCGCCGCGCACCTCGCCCCGGCCGGCCGCGAGGCCCTGCTGCTCCAGGGCGCCCGCATCGCCCTCGCCGACGGCCCCTACACCCCCGCCGAACGCGACGCCCTCGCCACCGTCGGCGCGGCCCTCACCCTCCGCGCCGACGACGTCAACCGGCTGCTGGCCGCCGCCCGCACCCCCTCCTGA
- a CDS encoding RNA polymerase sigma-70 factor: protein MSTTEEFEELRPLLFSIAYRILGSVGEAEDAVQETWLRFSASPVRPRSAKAYLSATVTRLSIDVLRSARVRREAYVGPWFPEPLLADPYEDPERSAELADSVSMAALLLLERLSPPERAVFVLREVFDFGFPEIARAVGRSEAACRQLLVRARRHMTEGRPRFEADRTERDHLASRFFDALREGDVIALRDLLAADASMAGDGGGKAPRLARTVVGAENVARLLAALFARLDDVAVTCEPHEVNGGPGAVFRDREGRVLNVMALDVLDGRVRAVRLVANPDKLGHLGPVADAWSVHHALREARRRAR, encoded by the coding sequence ATGAGCACAACCGAGGAGTTCGAGGAGCTGCGGCCGCTGCTGTTCTCCATCGCCTACCGCATCCTCGGCAGCGTCGGCGAGGCCGAGGACGCCGTCCAGGAGACCTGGCTGCGCTTCTCCGCCTCCCCGGTCCGGCCGCGGTCGGCCAAGGCGTACCTGTCGGCCACGGTGACCCGGCTGTCCATCGACGTCCTGCGCTCGGCCCGGGTGCGCCGGGAGGCGTACGTCGGCCCCTGGTTCCCCGAGCCGCTGCTGGCCGACCCCTACGAGGACCCGGAGCGGTCGGCGGAGCTGGCCGACTCGGTGTCGATGGCCGCCCTGCTGCTCCTGGAGCGGCTCAGCCCGCCGGAGCGCGCGGTCTTCGTGCTGCGCGAGGTCTTCGACTTCGGCTTCCCGGAGATCGCCCGGGCGGTCGGCCGCTCGGAGGCGGCCTGCCGCCAGCTCCTGGTGCGGGCCCGGCGCCACATGACCGAGGGCCGGCCCCGCTTCGAGGCGGACCGCACCGAGCGGGACCACCTGGCCTCCCGCTTCTTCGACGCCCTGCGCGAGGGCGACGTCATCGCGCTGCGGGACCTGCTCGCCGCCGATGCGTCGATGGCCGGCGACGGCGGCGGCAAGGCTCCCCGGCTGGCCCGGACCGTCGTGGGCGCCGAGAACGTGGCCCGGCTGCTCGCCGCCCTCTTCGCCCGGCTCGACGACGTCGCCGTCACCTGCGAGCCGCACGAGGTCAACGGCGGGCCCGGCGCGGTCTTCCGCGACCGGGAGGGCCGCGTCCTCAACGTCATGGCGCTCGACGTCCTCGACGGGCGGGTCCGGGCCGTCCGCCTCGTGGCCAACCCCGACAAGCTCGGCCACCTCGGTCCCGTGGCGGACGCCTGGTCGGTGCACCACGCGTTGCGGGAGGCGCGCCGGAGAGCGCGGTGA
- a CDS encoding P-II family nitrogen regulator produces the protein MKLITAIVKPYRLDEVKTALRELGVHGLTVTEASGYGRQRGHTEVYRGAEYRVDLVPKVRIEVVVEDAVAEDVIDAVVGAARTGKIGDGKVWAVPVETVVRVRTGERGPDAL, from the coding sequence ATGAAGCTCATCACCGCGATCGTCAAGCCGTACCGTCTGGACGAGGTCAAGACCGCCCTGCGGGAACTGGGGGTGCACGGACTGACCGTGACCGAGGCCAGCGGCTACGGCCGGCAGCGCGGTCACACCGAGGTGTACCGGGGGGCCGAGTACCGGGTCGACCTGGTGCCGAAGGTGCGCATCGAGGTGGTCGTGGAGGACGCGGTCGCCGAGGACGTGATCGACGCGGTGGTCGGGGCCGCCCGGACCGGCAAGATCGGCGACGGCAAGGTCTGGGCCGTGCCCGTCGAGACGGTCGTCCGGGTACGGACCGGCGAGCGCGGACCCGACGCGCTCTGA
- the era gene encoding GTPase Era has product MSVRTQTSEQPAETVHRAGFACFVGRPNAGKSTLTNALVGQKVAITSNRPQTTRHTVRGIVHRPDAQLILVDTPGLHKPRTLLGERLNDVVRTTWAEVDVIGFCLPADQKLGPGDRFIAKELAGIKRTPKVAIVTKTDLVDPKALAEQLIAVDQLGKELGIEWAEIVPVSAVGDKQVNLLADLLIPLLPEGPALYPEGDLTDEPEQVMVAELIREAALEGVRDELPHSIAVVVEEMLPREDRPADRPLLDIHANVYIERPSQKGIIIGPKGKRLKEVGIKSRKHIEALLGTPVFLDLHVKVAKDWQRDPRQLRKLGF; this is encoded by the coding sequence ATGAGCGTTCGTACCCAGACTTCCGAGCAGCCGGCCGAGACCGTCCACCGCGCCGGCTTCGCCTGCTTCGTGGGCCGCCCCAACGCGGGCAAGTCCACCCTGACGAACGCTCTGGTCGGGCAGAAGGTGGCGATCACCTCCAACCGCCCGCAGACGACCCGGCACACGGTCCGGGGCATCGTGCACCGGCCGGACGCGCAGCTGATCCTGGTCGACACCCCCGGACTGCACAAGCCGCGCACCCTGCTCGGCGAGCGGCTGAACGACGTGGTCCGCACGACCTGGGCCGAGGTCGACGTGATCGGCTTCTGCCTGCCGGCGGACCAGAAGCTCGGCCCCGGCGACCGGTTCATCGCCAAGGAACTGGCCGGGATCAAGAGGACGCCGAAGGTCGCGATCGTCACCAAGACCGACCTGGTCGACCCCAAGGCCCTCGCCGAGCAGTTGATCGCCGTCGACCAGCTCGGCAAGGAGCTGGGCATCGAGTGGGCGGAGATCGTGCCGGTGTCGGCGGTCGGCGACAAGCAGGTGAATCTGCTGGCCGACCTGCTGATCCCGCTGCTTCCCGAGGGGCCGGCGCTCTATCCCGAGGGCGATCTGACGGACGAGCCCGAGCAGGTGATGGTCGCCGAGCTGATCCGGGAGGCCGCGCTGGAAGGGGTGCGGGACGAGCTGCCGCACTCCATCGCGGTGGTCGTGGAGGAGATGCTCCCGCGGGAGGACCGGCCCGCGGACCGGCCGCTGCTGGACATCCACGCCAACGTCTACATCGAGCGGCCCAGCCAGAAGGGCATCATCATCGGCCCCAAGGGCAAGCGGCTGAAGGAGGTCGGCATCAAGTCCCGCAAGCACATCGAGGCACTGCTGGGCACGCCGGTCTTCCTGGACCTGCACGTCAAGGTGGCCAAGGACTGGCAGCGCGACCCCAGGCAGCTGCGCAAGCTGGGCTTCTGA
- the leuA gene encoding 2-isopropylmalate synthase, with protein sequence MANRQQPSPMPIHKYGRYDQVDIPDRTWPEKRITAAPRWLSTDLRDGNQALIDPMSPERKRRMFDQLVKMGYKEIEVGFPASGQTDFDFVRSIIEEEGAIPDDVTISVLTQAREDLIERTVESLKGARRATVHLYNATAPVFRRVVFRGSKDDIKQIAVDGTRLVMEYAEKLLGPETEFGYQYSPEIFTDTELDFALEVCEAVMDVWQPGPGREIILNLPATVERSTPSTHADRFEWMHRNLSRREHVCLSVHPHNDRGTAVAAAELALMAGADRVEGCLFGQGERTGNVDLVTLGMNLFSQGVDPQIDFSDIDEIRRTWEYCNQMEVHPRHPYVGDLVYTSFSGSHQDAIKKGFDAMEADARARGVTVDDIEWAVPYLPIDPKDVGRSYEAVIRVNSQSGKGGIAYVLKNDHKLDLPRRMQIEFSRIIQAKTDAEGGEITPKDIWAVFQDEYLPNPDNPWGRIQVRTGQSTTDTDGVDTLTVEATVDGRDTVLTGSGNGPISAFFDALHALGVDVRLLDYQEHTMSEGASAQAASYIECAIDGKVLWGIGIDANTTRASLKAVVSAVNRATR encoded by the coding sequence ATGGCCAACCGCCAGCAGCCCAGCCCCATGCCGATCCACAAGTACGGTCGCTACGACCAGGTCGACATCCCGGACCGCACCTGGCCCGAGAAGCGGATCACCGCCGCCCCCCGCTGGCTCTCCACCGACCTGCGCGACGGCAACCAGGCCCTGATCGACCCCATGTCGCCCGAGCGCAAGCGCCGGATGTTCGACCAGCTGGTGAAGATGGGCTACAAGGAGATCGAGGTCGGCTTCCCCGCATCCGGCCAGACCGACTTCGACTTCGTGCGCTCGATCATCGAGGAAGAGGGCGCGATCCCGGACGACGTCACCATCTCGGTGCTGACCCAGGCCCGCGAGGATCTGATCGAGCGGACGGTGGAGTCCCTGAAGGGCGCCCGGCGCGCCACCGTCCACCTGTACAACGCCACCGCGCCGGTCTTCCGCCGGGTCGTCTTCCGCGGCTCCAAGGACGACATCAAGCAGATCGCCGTCGACGGCACCCGCCTGGTGATGGAGTACGCCGAGAAGCTGCTCGGCCCCGAGACCGAGTTCGGCTACCAGTACAGCCCGGAGATCTTCACCGACACCGAGCTGGACTTCGCCCTGGAGGTCTGCGAGGCGGTCATGGACGTCTGGCAGCCCGGCCCGGGCCGCGAGATCATCCTCAACCTGCCCGCCACCGTGGAGCGTTCCACCCCCTCCACGCACGCGGACCGCTTCGAGTGGATGCACCGCAACCTCTCCCGCCGCGAGCACGTCTGCCTGTCCGTCCACCCGCACAACGACCGCGGCACCGCCGTGGCCGCCGCCGAGCTGGCCCTGATGGCCGGCGCCGACCGCGTCGAAGGCTGCCTGTTCGGGCAGGGCGAGCGCACCGGCAACGTCGACCTGGTCACCCTGGGCATGAACCTGTTCTCCCAGGGCGTCGACCCGCAGATCGACTTCTCCGACATCGACGAGATCCGCCGTACGTGGGAGTACTGCAACCAGATGGAGGTCCACCCGCGCCACCCGTACGTGGGCGACCTGGTCTACACGTCCTTCTCCGGCTCCCACCAGGACGCCATCAAGAAGGGCTTCGACGCCATGGAGGCCGACGCGAGGGCCAGGGGCGTCACGGTCGACGACATCGAGTGGGCGGTGCCGTACCTGCCCATCGACCCCAAGGACGTCGGCCGCTCCTACGAGGCAGTCATCCGCGTCAACTCCCAGTCCGGCAAGGGCGGCATCGCCTACGTCCTGAAGAACGACCACAAGCTGGACCTGCCGCGCCGCATGCAGATCGAGTTCTCCAGGATCATCCAGGCGAAGACCGACGCCGAGGGCGGCGAGATCACGCCGAAGGACATCTGGGCCGTCTTCCAGGACGAGTACCTGCCCAACCCGGACAACCCCTGGGGCCGCATCCAGGTGCGGACCGGCCAGTCCACGACGGACACCGACGGCGTGGACACCCTCACCGTCGAGGCCACCGTCGACGGCCGGGACACCGTCCTGACCGGCTCCGGCAACGGTCCGATCTCGGCCTTCTTCGACGCCCTGCACGCCCTGGGCGTCGACGTACGCCTGCTGGACTACCAGGAGCACACGATGAGCGAGGGCGCCTCCGCGCAGGCCGCCTCGTACATCGAGTGCGCCATCGACGGCAAGGTCCTGTGGGGGATCGGCATCGACGCGAACACCACGCGCGCCTCGCTGAAGGCGGTCGTCTCCGCGGTCAACCGCGCCACCCGCTGA
- a CDS encoding GH1 family beta-glucosidase, translated as MATDAGTEIPRFPAGFLWGVSTSAHQIEGAAEQREPSVWDVFTAGPGRVRDGSTAAVACDHYHRYPEDVALLAGLDVDAYRFSVSWPRVNSAGGLDFYDRLVDELCAAGVRPVPTLFHWDLPAALDWLDRDTASRFADYVSVVADRLGDRVNKWITLNEPAEHTLLGHAIGAHAPGRRLLFDALPAAHHQLLAHGLAVRALRASGAGDIGIANSHGPVWPASKDPADVAAADLYDTLLNRLFAEPVLLGRYPEGMAGLMPEDAAEDLPVIAEPVDWYGVNYYAPSLVGAPEDGNGGYGGLELPAELPFSVREIEGRPVTGFGWPVVPEGLTELLTGFHDRYGDRLPPVVITENGCSYDGVDDQDRIAYLDAHIRAVHTALTAGVDVRGYFVWSLLDNFEWAEGYTRRFGLVHVDYPTLTRTPKSSYHWYRKVLRAQRG; from the coding sequence ATGGCGACTGACGCAGGCACCGAGATCCCCCGGTTCCCGGCCGGCTTCCTCTGGGGCGTGTCGACCTCGGCCCATCAGATCGAGGGCGCGGCCGAGCAGCGGGAGCCGTCCGTGTGGGACGTGTTCACGGCCGGGCCGGGACGGGTGAGGGACGGTTCGACGGCGGCGGTGGCCTGCGACCACTACCACCGCTATCCCGAGGACGTGGCCCTGCTCGCCGGCCTCGACGTGGACGCCTACCGCTTCTCCGTCTCCTGGCCCCGGGTGAACTCCGCCGGCGGCCTGGACTTCTACGACCGCCTGGTGGACGAGCTGTGCGCGGCGGGCGTACGGCCCGTGCCCACCCTCTTCCACTGGGACCTGCCCGCCGCGCTGGACTGGCTGGACCGGGACACCGCGTCCAGGTTCGCCGATTACGTGTCGGTGGTGGCGGACCGTCTCGGCGACCGGGTGAACAAGTGGATCACTCTCAACGAACCGGCGGAACACACCCTGCTGGGCCACGCCATCGGCGCCCACGCCCCCGGCCGGCGGCTGCTCTTCGACGCCCTGCCGGCCGCCCACCACCAGCTCCTCGCCCACGGCCTCGCCGTACGGGCGCTGCGCGCGTCCGGCGCGGGGGACATCGGCATCGCCAACTCCCACGGCCCGGTCTGGCCCGCGTCGAAGGACCCGGCGGACGTGGCGGCGGCGGACCTCTACGACACCCTGCTGAACCGGCTGTTCGCCGAACCGGTGCTCCTCGGCAGGTACCCGGAGGGCATGGCCGGGCTGATGCCCGAGGACGCGGCGGAGGACCTGCCGGTCATCGCCGAGCCCGTCGACTGGTACGGCGTCAACTACTACGCGCCGTCCCTGGTGGGTGCTCCGGAAGACGGCAACGGCGGGTACGGAGGACTTGAGCTGCCCGCCGAACTGCCTTTCTCGGTACGGGAGATCGAGGGCCGACCGGTGACCGGCTTCGGCTGGCCGGTGGTCCCCGAGGGGCTGACCGAACTCCTCACCGGCTTCCACGACCGCTACGGCGACCGGCTCCCGCCCGTCGTCATCACCGAGAACGGCTGCTCCTACGACGGCGTGGACGACCAGGACCGCATCGCCTACCTGGACGCCCACATCCGCGCCGTCCACACCGCGCTCACCGCCGGCGTCGACGTCCGCGGCTACTTCGTCTGGTCCCTGCTGGACAACTTCGAATGGGCCGAGGGCTACACCCGCCGCTTCGGCCTGGTGCACGTCGACTACCCGACGCTCACCCGCACACCGAAGTCGTCGTACCACTGGTACCGGAAGGTGCTGCGGGCACAGCGCGGGTGA
- a CDS encoding M4 family metallopeptidase has translation MTTTGGSEPVFCTIVPPHVLDKLARNDDPALSGPARRSLEHDAFQRTKRRLTTVIGASAVAAPEGAAPDQPHRTIYDAEHTQDLPGTKVREEGSEPGSDASVNRAYAGLGATFELYLKAYGRHSIDGNGLPLDATVHFGEGYDNAFWDGEQMVFGDGDNEVFLDFTIPVDVIGHELTHGVTQHTANLDYHGQSGALNESLSDVFGSLIKQYTLGQTAAEADWLIGAGLLAPRVTGVALRSMKAPGTAYDDDVLGKDPQPARMEDYVRTGRDNGGVHINSGIPNHAFYLAATALGGYAWEKAGQVWYDVLTGGDLKEDALFADFATLTVKATRERYGAGDELRAVQKAWEQVGVRTL, from the coding sequence ATGACGACCACCGGGGGCTCCGAGCCCGTCTTCTGCACGATCGTGCCGCCGCACGTCCTCGACAAACTCGCCCGCAACGACGACCCCGCGCTCTCCGGCCCGGCCCGCCGGTCCCTGGAGCACGACGCCTTCCAGCGCACCAAGCGGCGCCTGACCACGGTGATCGGCGCGAGTGCCGTCGCCGCGCCCGAGGGCGCCGCCCCCGACCAGCCGCACCGCACCATCTACGACGCCGAGCACACCCAGGACCTGCCCGGCACCAAGGTCCGCGAGGAGGGCTCCGAGCCCGGCTCCGACGCCTCCGTCAACCGGGCCTACGCCGGCCTCGGCGCCACCTTCGAGCTGTATCTGAAGGCCTACGGCCGGCACTCCATCGACGGCAACGGCCTACCGCTGGACGCCACCGTGCACTTCGGCGAGGGCTACGACAACGCCTTCTGGGACGGCGAGCAGATGGTCTTCGGCGACGGGGACAACGAGGTCTTCCTCGACTTCACCATCCCGGTCGACGTCATCGGCCACGAGCTGACCCACGGCGTCACCCAGCACACCGCCAACCTGGACTACCACGGCCAGTCCGGCGCGCTCAACGAATCGCTCTCCGATGTCTTCGGCTCGCTGATCAAGCAGTACACCCTCGGCCAGACCGCCGCCGAGGCCGACTGGCTGATCGGCGCCGGACTGCTCGCCCCGCGCGTCACCGGCGTGGCCCTGCGCTCGATGAAGGCCCCGGGCACGGCGTACGACGACGACGTCCTCGGCAAGGACCCGCAGCCGGCGCGGATGGAGGACTACGTCCGCACCGGCCGCGACAACGGCGGCGTGCACATCAACTCCGGCATCCCCAACCACGCCTTCTACCTGGCCGCCACCGCCCTCGGCGGCTACGCCTGGGAGAAGGCCGGGCAGGTCTGGTACGACGTGCTGACCGGCGGCGACCTGAAGGAGGACGCGCTCTTCGCCGACTTCGCCACGCTGACGGTGAAGGCGACGCGGGAGCGGTACGGCGCCGGGGACGAACTGCGGGCCGTGCAGAAGGCCTGGGAACAGGTGGGGGTGCGCACGCTCTGA
- a CDS encoding sialidase family protein, protein MIPRSRTLPTVLALLTALTALTALTAGQPAHAAPGDCESSVPYASGQDGYAVYRIPAVVETRTGTLLAFAEGRRGGVGDSGDIDVVLRRSADGGCTWGPLTVVAAGHGDTRGNPAPVVDPRTGTIILVTCGNSGSATEARIMRGEVGPGQGRRVYVQRSADDGRHFTDPRDITDTVKRPDWRWYATGPGHALALTRGPHAGRLLIPANHSAAPPAGSSDTGQEARYYGGHALYSDDTGHTWHLGFVDAVYDGVTNANETSAAQLPDGRVYLGARDQNGTAPGNRLDSHSSDGGRTLDRPYAVQHSLDAVPVVQGSVLQPDAPGAPLLFSAPSVPTARRALALWASADAGRTFVRLLTLGDLRAAYSDLVPLGSRHVGVLYETGIDSPYESLQFRRIPLPSMSQERAAVPS, encoded by the coding sequence GTGATCCCGCGCAGCCGCACCCTTCCGACCGTCCTCGCCCTCCTCACCGCACTCACCGCACTCACCGCACTCACCGCCGGGCAGCCCGCGCACGCCGCGCCCGGCGACTGCGAGTCCTCCGTCCCGTACGCCTCCGGACAGGACGGCTACGCCGTCTACCGCATCCCCGCCGTGGTGGAGACCCGGACCGGCACCCTCCTCGCCTTCGCCGAGGGCCGCCGCGGCGGCGTCGGCGACAGCGGGGACATCGACGTCGTCCTGCGCCGCTCCGCCGACGGCGGCTGCACCTGGGGCCCGCTGACCGTGGTCGCCGCCGGCCACGGCGACACCCGGGGCAACCCGGCGCCCGTCGTCGACCCGCGCACCGGCACCATCATCCTGGTGACCTGCGGCAACAGCGGCAGCGCGACCGAGGCGCGGATCATGCGCGGCGAGGTCGGCCCGGGACAGGGCCGCCGGGTCTACGTCCAGCGCAGCGCGGACGACGGCCGGCACTTCACCGATCCCCGGGACATCACCGACACGGTGAAGCGGCCGGACTGGCGCTGGTACGCCACCGGCCCCGGCCACGCCCTCGCCCTCACCCGCGGCCCGCACGCCGGCCGCCTGCTGATCCCCGCCAACCACTCCGCCGCCCCGCCCGCCGGCTCCTCCGACACCGGCCAGGAGGCCCGCTACTACGGCGGCCACGCCCTCTACAGCGACGACACCGGCCACACCTGGCACCTGGGCTTCGTCGACGCGGTGTACGACGGCGTGACCAACGCCAACGAGACCAGCGCCGCCCAGCTCCCCGACGGCCGCGTCTACCTCGGCGCCCGCGACCAGAACGGCACCGCCCCCGGCAACCGGCTCGACAGCCACTCCAGCGACGGCGGCCGCACCCTGGACCGCCCCTACGCCGTCCAGCACTCCCTGGACGCCGTCCCCGTGGTCCAGGGCAGCGTCCTGCAGCCCGACGCCCCGGGCGCGCCCCTGCTGTTCTCCGCGCCCTCCGTGCCCACCGCCCGCCGCGCCCTCGCCCTGTGGGCCAGCGCGGACGCCGGCCGCACCTTCGTCCGGCTGCTCACCCTCGGCGACCTGCGGGCCGCCTACTCCGACCTCGTCCCGCTCGGCAGCCGGCACGTCGGCGTCCTCTACGAGACCGGCATCGACAGCCCCTACGAGTCGCTGCAGTTCCGCCGGATCCCGCTGCCGTCGATGTCACAGGAGCGGGCGGCCGTCCCGTCGTGA
- a CDS encoding ammonium transporter: MTLAAAHIDTGDTAWLLAATALVLLMTPGLALFYGGMVRTKSVLNMLMMSFVSIALVTVVWLAAGYSLAFGDDLGGGLLGGPEHAGMRGLGPDSVHGTVPAVLFATFQLTFAVITAALVSGAVADRTKFSAWLVFVPVWTLLVYVPVTHWVWGPGGWILDRLGALDFAGGLPVEITSGASGLALCLVLGPRLGFKKDAMRPHNLPMVILGAGLLWFGWFGFNAGSALGANGLAAAAFLNTLAAGCTGLLGWLFVEQRRDGHPTTLGAASGAVAGLVAITPSCGTVSLLGALVVGLAAGVVCSYAVSWKFKLDYDDSLDVVGVHLVGGIIGTLMIGLFADKAMTGGAEGLFHGGGLAPLGRQLLAVAAVAAYAFSVTYGLGKLLDKVLGFRASEEQEYTGLDLTVHAETAYDHGVLGHGAPVSHSVPSAQKVKTQA; encoded by the coding sequence GTGACCCTCGCCGCAGCACACATCGACACCGGCGACACCGCCTGGCTGCTCGCCGCGACCGCCCTCGTCCTGCTGATGACCCCGGGCCTGGCCCTGTTCTACGGCGGCATGGTCCGCACGAAGAGCGTCCTCAACATGCTGATGATGAGCTTCGTGTCGATCGCGCTGGTCACGGTGGTCTGGCTGGCGGCCGGCTACTCCCTCGCCTTCGGCGACGACCTCGGCGGCGGGCTGCTCGGCGGCCCGGAGCACGCCGGGATGCGCGGCCTCGGCCCGGACAGCGTCCACGGCACGGTCCCCGCCGTGCTGTTCGCCACCTTCCAGCTGACCTTCGCCGTCATCACGGCCGCGCTGGTCAGCGGCGCGGTCGCGGACCGGACGAAATTCTCGGCGTGGCTGGTCTTCGTACCGGTGTGGACGCTGCTGGTATACGTTCCGGTCACCCACTGGGTGTGGGGCCCCGGCGGCTGGATCCTGGACCGGCTCGGCGCCCTGGACTTCGCCGGCGGGCTGCCCGTCGAGATCACCTCCGGTGCCTCCGGTCTCGCCCTGTGCCTGGTCCTCGGGCCCCGGCTGGGCTTCAAGAAGGACGCCATGCGCCCGCACAACCTGCCGATGGTGATCCTCGGCGCCGGTCTGCTCTGGTTCGGCTGGTTCGGCTTCAACGCCGGTTCCGCGCTCGGCGCGAACGGCCTCGCCGCCGCCGCGTTCCTCAACACGCTCGCCGCCGGCTGCACCGGCCTGCTCGGCTGGCTCTTCGTCGAGCAGCGGCGCGACGGCCACCCGACCACCCTGGGCGCCGCCTCCGGCGCGGTGGCCGGCCTGGTCGCGATCACCCCGTCCTGCGGCACGGTCTCCCTGCTCGGCGCCCTGGTCGTGGGCCTGGCCGCCGGTGTCGTCTGCTCCTACGCGGTGAGCTGGAAGTTCAAGCTGGACTACGACGACTCCCTGGACGTCGTCGGCGTCCACCTGGTCGGCGGGATCATCGGCACCCTGATGATCGGCCTGTTCGCCGACAAGGCGATGACCGGCGGCGCCGAGGGCCTGTTCCACGGCGGCGGACTCGCTCCGCTGGGCCGGCAGCTGCTGGCGGTGGCGGCCGTGGCGGCGTACGCGTTCTCGGTGACGTACGGGCTGGGCAAGCTGCTCGACAAGGTGCTGGGCTTCCGGGCGAGCGAGGAGCAGGAGTACACCGGTCTGGACCTTACGGTGCACGCCGAGACCGCATACGATCACGGCGTCCTGGGCCACGGCGCCCCGGTCTCCCACTCCGTGCCCTCCGCCCAGAAGGTCAAGACCCAGGCATGA